The genomic stretch AAGCTCGATCTTGAGCGGGTCGATTACTGGCAGAGTGTTGGTGCCAAGCCAACGGACACCGTGCGGAGCTTAATCCGTAGGGCGCGTCGCGCTGCTCCTTCTGAAGAAGCTGTTGCGCCCGAGGCTCCTGCGAATTCGACCTCCGCGTAAGCGGATTCCCGGGGTGGCGACTTCAGTCGCCGACAGAACGGGCTTTGGTCTTTTGGGAATGGGTCTGGTTTCGGCGACTGAAGTCGCCACTCTGGTGCGTGCTTTGATTAATCCAATTGCCTTAGTTTGTTGGACTCCTAGGAGTTGACCTATGCTCGACATTCAGAAGTTACGAGAATGCCCGGATGATTTCCGAACCGGACTGCTTCGAAAGAAGTTTTCATCCGATGTAGATGAGGTTCTCCGTCTGGATGAGGAACGCCGGATCGCGGTGACTGCTGCTGAGGCGGCTAGAGCCAATCAAAACGCGGCCAATAAGGAAATGGCGTCGCTCCAGAAAGGTTCGCCTGAGTTTCTGGACAAGGTATCCGAAATGAAGAGTCTTTCCGCGGAAACCAAAGAGTTGGAGACGCGTTCGAAAGAAGCGGATCAAG from Verrucomicrobiota bacterium encodes the following:
- the rpsP gene encoding 30S ribosomal protein S16, translated to MALKIRLQRHGNRHNPFYRVVVAENTARRDGRYVELVGTYDPQNQSEEKQWKLDLERVDYWQSVGAKPTDTVRSLIRRARRAAPSEEAVAPEAPANSTSA